In one window of Comamonas testosteroni DNA:
- a CDS encoding tRNA-uridine aminocarboxypropyltransferase, translating into MPASTPLSLTALTPQKTVASTLPPHAVSRLRLARLARSTRPFMARGGPKGERCEGCRLRPSHCMCALRPELATRAAFCLLMHDAEPLKPSNTGWLIADVVKDTHAFGWARTEVDPQLGALLADPQWQPYVVFPGEYAEPAERVVETLDGGDSRALQPGRRPLFILLDATWSEARKMFRKSPYLDGFPVLSLHPDLISRYQLRRSKRDDHFCTSEVAALCLELVGDVGDMQAGRVLESYLGVFTERYLQAKHQQPVDEASSAHLRLRELMGMPPAKRDA; encoded by the coding sequence TTGCCCGCTTCCACGCCTTTGTCTCTCACCGCTCTGACCCCGCAGAAAACCGTTGCCTCCACGCTGCCCCCGCACGCCGTCTCGCGCTTGCGCCTGGCGCGGCTGGCGCGCAGCACGCGGCCGTTTATGGCGCGCGGCGGCCCCAAGGGCGAGCGCTGCGAGGGCTGCCGTTTGCGCCCCTCGCACTGCATGTGCGCGTTGCGCCCCGAGCTGGCCACGCGCGCAGCCTTCTGCCTGCTGATGCATGATGCCGAGCCGCTCAAGCCCAGCAACACGGGCTGGCTGATTGCCGATGTGGTGAAGGACACCCATGCTTTCGGCTGGGCGCGTACCGAGGTGGACCCGCAGCTCGGGGCCTTGCTGGCCGATCCACAATGGCAGCCCTATGTGGTGTTTCCCGGCGAATATGCCGAGCCCGCCGAGCGTGTGGTGGAGACGCTGGACGGCGGCGACAGCCGTGCGCTGCAGCCTGGCAGGCGCCCGCTGTTCATACTGCTGGATGCGACCTGGTCCGAGGCGCGCAAGATGTTTCGCAAAAGCCCCTATCTCGATGGCTTTCCCGTGCTCAGCCTGCATCCGGATCTGATCTCTCGCTATCAGTTGCGCAGGTCCAAGCGCGACGACCATTTCTGCACCAGCGAGGTGGCGGCCCTCTGTCTGGAGCTGGTGGGCGATGTCGGCGATATGCAGGCCGGCCGCGTGCTGGAGAGCTATCTGGGCGTGTTCACCGAACGCTATCTGCAGGCCAAGCACCAGCAGCCGGTCGATGAGGCCAGCAGTGCTCACCTGCGCCTGCGTGAACTGATGGGGATGCCCCCCGCCAAACGCGACGCATGA
- a CDS encoding class I SAM-dependent methyltransferase, whose protein sequence is MQSASNEWFDEAYYQRFYFDKKTSVIDPEHARRLGAFVCSYLAYLRVPVQRVLDVGCGIGLWREAVQRHFPGVQYQGVEFSPYLCERYGWERGSVVDWQPKDGQPFDLVICQGVLPYLSPADLKKALANLGRLSRGGLYIEAVAREDYERDIIDEDLTDPRLYRHRGELYRRGLQPHFKELGGGVWLSRQADMPLFELECLGG, encoded by the coding sequence GTGCAATCAGCAAGCAACGAGTGGTTTGACGAGGCGTATTACCAGCGCTTTTACTTTGACAAAAAGACCAGCGTGATCGACCCCGAGCACGCGCGTCGGCTGGGTGCGTTCGTCTGCTCGTATCTTGCGTATCTGCGCGTGCCAGTGCAGCGGGTGCTTGATGTGGGCTGCGGCATAGGCCTGTGGCGCGAGGCGGTGCAGAGGCATTTCCCGGGCGTGCAGTATCAGGGCGTGGAGTTCAGCCCCTATCTGTGCGAGCGCTATGGCTGGGAGCGGGGCTCGGTGGTGGATTGGCAGCCCAAAGATGGCCAGCCTTTCGATCTGGTGATCTGCCAGGGCGTGCTGCCCTATCTGAGCCCGGCCGATCTGAAAAAGGCACTGGCCAATCTGGGCCGGCTGTCGCGCGGCGGGCTCTATATCGAGGCGGTGGCACGTGAGGATTACGAGCGCGACATCATTGACGAAGATCTGACCGACCCGCGCCTGTATCGACACCGTGGCGAGCTGTACCGCCGCGGCCTGCAGCCTCACTTCAAGGAGCTGGGCGGCGGCGTATGGCTGAGCCGTCAGGCGGATATGCCGCTGTTCGAGCTGGAGTGCCTTGGGGGCTGA
- a CDS encoding VOC family protein: MFSHIMLGVNDLESSKRFYDALLGQLGIAPGVANKNRFFYRSPTGVFAISTPINGESASSGNGATTGFLAQSTDQVNAAHAAGLAAGGVSVEDAPGWRGDSMYLAYLRDPDGNKICLAYRPAKA, translated from the coding sequence ATGTTTAGCCACATCATGCTGGGTGTAAATGATCTGGAGTCCAGCAAGCGCTTTTACGACGCGCTGCTGGGTCAGCTCGGCATTGCGCCCGGCGTTGCCAACAAGAACCGCTTCTTCTACCGCAGCCCCACTGGCGTGTTTGCCATCTCCACGCCCATCAACGGCGAGTCGGCCAGCTCGGGCAATGGCGCGACCACGGGCTTTCTGGCCCAGTCCACCGATCAGGTGAACGCGGCCCATGCGGCTGGCCTGGCAGCGGGTGGTGTGTCGGTCGAGGACGCGCCGGGCTGGCGCGGCGACTCCATGTATCTGGCCTATCTGCGCGACCCCGACGGCAACAAGATCTGTCTGGCCTATCGCCCCGCCAAGGCGTGA
- a CDS encoding flavin reductase family protein has product MLPDHFTPVPLDKSYRLLNHGPTVIVSAQHAGESNAMSAAWACALDFAPPKISVVLDKATRTRALVEGSGFFALQLPTVPQAALTVGIGTDSAVTETHKLAKHGVQLFDAPGFDVPLVAGCAAWLVCKLIPEPHNQQSYDLFIAEVVAAWADERVFRNGHWEFGSAPAELRTLHYVAGGQFFAIGESVLVK; this is encoded by the coding sequence ATGCTGCCAGACCATTTCACCCCGGTTCCCCTGGACAAATCCTACCGCCTGCTCAATCACGGCCCCACGGTCATCGTCTCGGCTCAGCATGCGGGCGAGTCCAATGCCATGAGCGCGGCCTGGGCCTGCGCACTCGATTTCGCGCCGCCCAAGATCAGCGTGGTGCTCGACAAGGCCACGCGCACGCGTGCGCTGGTCGAGGGCAGCGGCTTCTTCGCCCTGCAGTTGCCCACCGTGCCCCAGGCCGCCCTGACGGTGGGCATAGGCACGGACAGTGCCGTGACCGAAACCCACAAACTCGCCAAGCATGGCGTGCAGCTGTTCGATGCACCGGGCTTCGATGTCCCGCTGGTGGCAGGCTGCGCCGCCTGGCTGGTCTGCAAGCTGATCCCCGAGCCGCATAACCAGCAAAGCTATGACCTGTTCATCGCCGAAGTCGTGGCGGCCTGGGCCGACGAGCGCGTGTTCCGCAATGGACACTGGGAGTTCGGTTCCGCGCCTGCCGAGCTGCGCACCCTGCACTATGTGGCGGGCGGGCAGTTCTTCGCGATTGGCGAATCGGTGCTCGTGAAATAG
- a CDS encoding sensor histidine kinase, translating into MLEARPRLRTLEPDTDNGLYQTLLESTLAIPFKIDWTTKKYSYIGPQIADLLGWSPESWETVNDWAERIHPDEREQTVSRCVELCLAGVDHEAEYRALTSDNRFVWVKEVVHVLCDEQGQPTALIGFTFDITEQKKSEHLRAELEAQKLSNARLQERLRLTHDLHDGLGGELVHMIASVEQGSEALTRTQVLSMLKLIRNDLRQSIDSNASAQVRVPATPQEWLAPLRRRFNDLFEALGVRCDWQFPQSWSQPPNALQYLALTRLIEEALTNVIKHSQARHVRLSLEQPQAQELLLEIEDDGVGFDVQAVEASGLGVGMRSMAVRIARVGGLLGIESSPGRTALTARVVLGSED; encoded by the coding sequence ATGCTTGAAGCCCGCCCCCGCCTGCGCACCCTCGAACCCGACACGGACAACGGCCTCTACCAGACGCTGCTGGAATCCACCCTGGCGATTCCCTTCAAGATTGACTGGACCACGAAGAAATACAGCTATATCGGCCCGCAGATCGCTGATCTGCTGGGCTGGAGCCCCGAGAGCTGGGAGACCGTGAACGACTGGGCCGAACGCATCCACCCCGACGAGCGCGAGCAAACCGTCTCGCGCTGCGTGGAGCTGTGCCTGGCGGGCGTGGATCACGAGGCCGAGTATCGTGCGCTGACCAGCGACAACCGCTTTGTCTGGGTCAAGGAAGTCGTGCATGTGCTGTGCGACGAACAGGGCCAGCCCACAGCGCTGATCGGCTTCACCTTCGACATCACCGAGCAGAAAAAATCCGAGCATTTGCGGGCCGAGCTGGAAGCCCAGAAGCTCTCCAACGCGCGCCTGCAGGAGCGCCTGCGCCTGACACACGACCTGCACGACGGCCTGGGCGGCGAGCTGGTCCACATGATTGCTTCCGTCGAGCAGGGCAGCGAAGCCCTGACCCGGACTCAGGTGCTGTCCATGCTCAAGCTCATCCGCAACGATCTGCGCCAGAGCATAGACAGCAACGCCTCGGCCCAGGTGCGCGTACCAGCCACTCCACAGGAATGGCTGGCACCCTTGCGCCGCCGCTTCAACGACCTGTTCGAGGCCCTGGGTGTGCGCTGCGACTGGCAGTTTCCGCAAAGCTGGAGCCAGCCGCCCAACGCGCTGCAATACCTGGCGCTGACCCGGCTGATCGAAGAGGCGCTGACCAACGTCATCAAGCATAGCCAGGCCCGCCATGTGCGCCTGTCCCTGGAGCAGCCTCAAGCGCAGGAGCTCCTGCTGGAGATCGAGGACGACGGCGTGGGCTTTGATGTGCAGGCCGTGGAGGCATCGGGCCTGGGCGTTGGCATGCGCTCCATGGCGGTGCGCATTGCGCGGGTCGGTGGCCTGCTGGGGATTGAGTCGTCGCCGGGGCGGACGGCGCTGACGGCGAGGGTGGTGCTGGGTTCTGAGGACTGA
- a CDS encoding zinc-dependent alcohol dehydrogenase family protein gives MKVMQLAAPGGFEHLQLVDLPAPAAPAAGEIQVRIHASSLNYHDLGVVRRPGAAADGRIPMADGAGLVTAVGAGVTEFAVGDAVVSTFFPQWLSGRHVPSDFQLVPGDGVDGFAREFVNLPATSFTHAPKGWSHAEAATLTTAGLTAWRALVVDGHLKAGDTVLVLGTGGVSIFALQMAKSMGATVIATTSSAAKAEQLKALGADLVINYKDEPEWGDAVLAATGGRGADIVVEVGGPGTLPQSIRACAVGGHIALIGVLTGFAGAVPTVEMMRKQQTLKGLIVGSREQQQDMVRALENFGWKPVIDSRYPLEQMVAAFEHQAAGRHFGKICLEY, from the coding sequence ATGAAAGTCATGCAACTGGCCGCCCCCGGCGGTTTCGAACACCTGCAGCTTGTCGACTTGCCTGCACCTGCGGCACCCGCCGCCGGCGAGATCCAGGTACGCATTCACGCCAGCTCGCTCAACTACCACGACCTGGGCGTGGTGCGCCGTCCCGGTGCGGCGGCTGACGGCCGCATTCCCATGGCCGACGGCGCCGGCCTGGTCACGGCCGTGGGCGCAGGCGTGACGGAATTTGCCGTGGGCGATGCCGTGGTCTCCACCTTCTTTCCGCAATGGCTGTCAGGCCGCCATGTGCCCTCCGACTTCCAGCTTGTGCCCGGCGACGGCGTGGACGGCTTTGCACGCGAGTTCGTGAACCTGCCCGCCACCAGCTTTACCCATGCCCCCAAGGGCTGGAGCCATGCCGAGGCCGCCACGTTGACCACGGCCGGTCTCACGGCCTGGCGCGCGCTGGTGGTGGACGGGCATCTCAAGGCCGGCGACACCGTGCTGGTGCTGGGCACGGGCGGCGTCTCCATCTTTGCGCTGCAGATGGCCAAGAGCATGGGCGCCACCGTCATCGCCACCACCTCCAGCGCAGCCAAGGCCGAGCAGCTCAAGGCATTGGGGGCCGATCTGGTGATCAACTACAAGGACGAGCCCGAATGGGGTGATGCCGTGCTGGCCGCCACCGGCGGTCGCGGTGCCGACATCGTGGTCGAGGTCGGCGGCCCCGGCACCTTGCCCCAGTCGATTCGCGCCTGCGCCGTCGGCGGCCATATCGCGCTGATCGGCGTGCTGACCGGTTTTGCGGGTGCCGTGCCCACGGTGGAGATGATGCGCAAGCAGCAAACCCTCAAGGGCCTGATCGTCGGCAGCCGCGAGCAGCAGCAGGACATGGTGCGCGCGCTGGAGAACTTCGGCTGGAAGCCCGTGATCGACAGCCGCTATCCGCTGGAGCAGATGGTGGCGGCCTTCGAGCACCAGGCCGCTGGCAGGCATTTCGGCAAGATCTGCCTCGAATATTGA
- a CDS encoding winged helix-turn-helix transcriptional regulator, with protein sequence MKRLNSKSGCAVEVTLSVMGGTWKPIILFHLLHGKKRFGELGRSIGGITQRMLTLQLRELEEAGIVERTVYAEVPPRVDYELTALGRSLQPVLIAMRNWGTEYSKSFAAADPLHDADQNSASCLPELKQKQA encoded by the coding sequence ATGAAACGTTTGAACAGCAAGAGCGGCTGCGCCGTGGAGGTGACGCTGTCCGTCATGGGTGGCACCTGGAAGCCCATCATCCTGTTCCACCTGCTGCACGGCAAAAAGCGCTTTGGCGAGTTGGGCCGCAGTATTGGCGGCATCACCCAGCGCATGCTGACGCTGCAGCTGCGCGAGCTGGAAGAAGCCGGCATTGTGGAGCGCACGGTGTATGCCGAAGTGCCGCCGCGCGTGGACTATGAGCTGACCGCGCTTGGCCGCAGCCTGCAGCCGGTGCTGATTGCCATGCGCAACTGGGGCACCGAATACAGCAAGAGCTTTGCTGCGGCCGATCCCTTGCATGACGCAGATCAGAACAGCGCAAGCTGCCTGCCAGAATTGAAGCAAAAACAGGCTTGA
- the ycaC gene encoding isochorismate family cysteine hydrolase YcaC, giving the protein MSQKPYVRLDKDNAAVLLVDHQTGLLSLVRDIDPDKFKNNVLALADMAEYFKLPTILTTSFETGPNGPLVPELKAKFPTAPYIARPGQINAWDNEDFVKAVKATGKKQLIVAGVVTEVCVAFPVLSALAEGFEVFVIADASGTFNSMTQQAAWSRMEQAGAQLMTWFGAACELHRDWRNDIEGLGTLFSNHIPDYRNLINSYTTLTAGK; this is encoded by the coding sequence ATGAGCCAAAAGCCTTACGTTCGCCTCGACAAAGACAATGCCGCCGTGCTGCTGGTGGATCACCAGACCGGTCTGCTGTCCCTGGTGCGCGATATCGACCCCGACAAGTTCAAGAACAATGTGCTGGCCCTGGCCGACATGGCCGAGTACTTCAAACTGCCCACCATTCTGACCACCAGCTTCGAGACCGGCCCCAACGGCCCGCTGGTGCCCGAACTCAAGGCAAAATTCCCTACAGCTCCCTATATCGCCCGTCCGGGCCAGATCAATGCCTGGGACAACGAGGATTTCGTCAAGGCCGTCAAGGCCACGGGCAAGAAGCAGCTCATCGTGGCCGGCGTGGTGACCGAGGTCTGCGTGGCCTTCCCCGTGCTGTCGGCCCTGGCTGAAGGCTTCGAGGTGTTCGTGATTGCCGATGCCTCGGGCACCTTCAACAGCATGACCCAGCAGGCGGCCTGGAGTCGCATGGAGCAGGCCGGCGCCCAGCTCATGACCTGGTTCGGCGCGGCCTGCGAGCTGCACCGCGACTGGCGCAACGACATTGAAGGTCTGGGGACTCTCTTCTCCAACCACATCCCCGACTATCGCAACCTGATCAACAGCTACACCACGCTGACCGCCGGCAAGTAA
- a CDS encoding pirin family protein — MLKKILGVYEAPRPHWVGNGFPVRSLFSYGDHGKALSPFLLLDHAGPQSFTPTTARRGVGTHPHRGFETVTIVYEGEVAHRDSTGAGGTIGPGDVQWMTAASGILHEEYHSEAFAKSGGPLEMVQLWVNLPARDKMSAPGYQTLLNADIPQVALPDGAGHLRVIAGDYLGSTGPAYRGPAKTFTPINVWDVRLNAGASTELQARAGHTLALVVLHGTLLVNGQEIARAGQLVHMDRAADSVHLEANSDVTLLWLSGEPIDEPVVGYGPFVMNSDEEIQQALEDFRSGQFGRIAAAERHGAAA, encoded by the coding sequence ATGCTCAAGAAAATCCTGGGGGTCTATGAAGCGCCCCGTCCACACTGGGTGGGCAATGGCTTTCCCGTGCGTTCGCTGTTCAGCTATGGCGACCACGGCAAGGCCCTGAGTCCTTTCTTGCTGCTCGATCACGCCGGTCCCCAGAGCTTCACGCCCACCACGGCGCGGCGCGGCGTGGGCACGCACCCGCACCGGGGCTTCGAGACCGTGACCATCGTCTATGAGGGTGAGGTGGCCCACCGCGACTCCACAGGTGCCGGCGGCACCATCGGCCCCGGCGATGTGCAGTGGATGACGGCTGCCTCGGGCATCCTGCACGAGGAGTACCACTCCGAAGCCTTTGCCAAGAGCGGCGGACCGCTGGAGATGGTGCAACTGTGGGTCAACCTGCCGGCCAGGGACAAGATGTCCGCCCCCGGCTACCAGACCCTGCTGAACGCCGACATCCCGCAGGTCGCGCTGCCGGACGGTGCGGGTCATTTGCGTGTCATTGCCGGGGACTACCTTGGCAGCACGGGCCCCGCCTATCGCGGCCCGGCCAAGACCTTCACGCCCATCAATGTCTGGGATGTGCGGCTGAACGCCGGAGCCTCCACCGAGCTGCAGGCGCGGGCCGGCCACACGCTGGCGCTGGTGGTGCTGCACGGCACGCTGCTGGTCAACGGACAGGAGATTGCCCGCGCCGGACAGCTGGTGCATATGGACCGCGCGGCCGACAGCGTGCATCTGGAGGCTAACAGCGACGTCACGCTGCTGTGGCTGTCGGGCGAGCCGATTGACGAGCCCGTGGTCGGCTACGGCCCGTTCGTCATGAACAGCGACGAGGAAATCCAGCAGGCGCTGGAGGACTTCCGCAGCGGCCAGTTCGGCCGCATTGCGGCAGCCGAGCGCCATGGCGCAGCAGCCTGA
- a CDS encoding LysR family transcriptional regulator: MKLPDLNELYYFAQVVEHGGFAPAGRALGLPKSKLSRRVALLEERLGAQLLLRSTRSFAVTEVGKRYYQHCRAMLTEAEAAEESVALVHSEPCGKVRMSCPVALLASRVGRMLGEFMRQYPRVELQVDETNRRVDVVGEGLDLALRVRPPPLQDSDLVLRTLAERRQCLVAAPELLRHLGQPGGPMDLSDWPSLDMGGVQETHRWVLYGPNAVRAEVRHQPRLVTQSMLALRDAALLGAGVVQLPNMFVREELRSGTLVQVLPGWQPRHEIIHAVYASRRGQLPAVRALLDHLAQSFRTLSED, encoded by the coding sequence ATGAAGCTGCCAGACCTCAATGAGCTGTACTACTTCGCCCAAGTGGTGGAGCACGGTGGATTCGCGCCCGCAGGCCGCGCCCTGGGGCTGCCCAAGTCCAAGCTCAGCCGCCGCGTGGCACTGCTGGAGGAGCGCCTGGGCGCGCAATTGCTGCTGCGTTCCACACGCAGCTTTGCCGTGACCGAGGTGGGCAAGCGCTATTACCAGCACTGCCGCGCCATGCTGACCGAGGCAGAGGCCGCCGAAGAGTCGGTGGCACTGGTGCATTCCGAGCCCTGCGGCAAGGTGCGCATGAGCTGCCCCGTGGCCTTGCTGGCCTCACGCGTGGGCCGCATGCTGGGCGAATTCATGCGCCAGTACCCGCGCGTGGAGCTGCAGGTGGACGAGACCAACCGGCGCGTGGACGTGGTCGGCGAAGGACTGGATCTGGCCCTGCGCGTGCGCCCGCCGCCGCTGCAGGACAGCGATCTGGTGTTGCGCACGCTGGCCGAGCGCCGCCAATGCCTGGTGGCCGCCCCCGAGCTGCTGCGGCACCTGGGTCAGCCCGGCGGGCCCATGGATCTGTCGGACTGGCCCAGTCTGGACATGGGCGGCGTGCAGGAAACCCACCGCTGGGTGCTGTACGGCCCCAACGCCGTGCGCGCCGAGGTCCGGCACCAGCCAAGGCTGGTGACGCAGTCCATGCTGGCGCTGCGCGACGCGGCCCTGCTGGGTGCCGGCGTGGTGCAGCTGCCCAATATGTTTGTGCGCGAGGAGCTGCGCAGCGGCACATTGGTGCAGGTGCTGCCGGGCTGGCAGCCGCGGCACGAGATCATCCACGCCGTCTACGCCTCGCGCCGTGGTCAGCTGCCCGCCGTGCGCGCGTTGCTCGACCATCTGGCCCAGTCCTTCAGGACCTTGTCGGAAGACTGA
- a CDS encoding glutathione peroxidase translates to MADSVYDFEATDIQGRSVPLSQYQGKVLLIVNTASACGFTPQYKGLQALHEQYADRGLVVLGFPCNQFGAQEKGSDDEIASFCELNFGVSFPLMHKIEVNGDGAHPLYRWLTAEAPGVLGTKSIKWNFTKFLVGRDGQVIRRYAPQDKPEKLADDIQAALG, encoded by the coding sequence ATGGCAGACAGCGTTTATGACTTTGAAGCCACCGACATCCAGGGACGCAGCGTTCCTCTGTCGCAGTACCAGGGCAAGGTATTGCTGATCGTGAATACCGCCAGTGCCTGTGGCTTCACGCCCCAGTACAAGGGGCTGCAGGCACTGCACGAGCAATATGCGGACCGGGGCCTGGTGGTGCTGGGCTTTCCCTGCAACCAGTTCGGTGCCCAGGAAAAAGGCTCGGATGACGAGATCGCGAGCTTTTGCGAGCTGAACTTCGGCGTGAGTTTTCCGCTCATGCACAAGATCGAGGTCAACGGCGATGGCGCGCATCCGCTGTACCGCTGGCTCACCGCCGAAGCGCCGGGCGTGCTGGGCACCAAGTCCATCAAATGGAATTTCACCAAATTCCTCGTGGGCCGCGACGGACAGGTGATACGCCGCTACGCGCCCCAGGACAAGCCCGAGAAGCTGGCGGACGATATCCAGGCGGCTCTGGGCTGA
- a CDS encoding transglycosylase domain-containing protein has translation MSLNELKEKWVAQATAAWTRARASTAGQRIAALPWWRRWPTRREWLWFAAALPALFVVYVLLLIPFTPSISDIRKAKLEQPAQILSADGKLIGEFKRSNRQWVPLEQIAPAVVKALVATEDHRFYEHHGMDLTRTVGSAIHTLGGNPQGGSTITQQLARNLYPTEIGRARNVNRKLKEAITAFKIEALYTKDEILETYLNTVPFLYNAYGIEMAARTYFDKPAAKLTVLESATLVGMLKGNAYYNPVINPDRAIARRNTVLSQMVKRGELKDEEFERLKKRPMRLDFERQEEPTGMAPHFSQQLRKWLIAWADKNDYNIYTDGLIVRTTLDSRLQNWAQQAVNRQMQTLQGIANSNWSHRDGWSADNALVLQLVRETEAFRKLARSGKPSDISEEEALKKLLADKAFMRQLREDKTRVQAGFLAIDPRTSAVLAWVGSRDYAQDAFDHVAQARRQPGSTFKPFVYGAALQQGAKPSDTRKDEEVEIKLPGGEVWRPSDAVAPTGMPITLTDALAYSKNTITAELGQEVGMDRVIKLARGLGVRQSPLEPVPSLALGSSPVTLLEMVNAYGSIANSGRYIPPQLVTRIENADGELLAEFIPPKPDQVWDEEENYGLLEMMRAVIDKGTGRAIRKQYGIRADVAGKTGTTQGNADGWFILMHPQIVAGAWAGFNDARITLRSDQWGQGSRSALPMVGDFMSRAMRSPLLNAKARFTEPNTSHWWSDMVGRLRDKLQEWSGPAAEGSDPDRTTPAAPAHTAPNRSNGSEVDIMESTPAAPPSAMGQPAPADSSVQPPDLDSSPGLAPGEMVPGPAPSKAPAPSSWSDIGTPLPPAAPLNAPQDSQ, from the coding sequence TTGTCCTTGAACGAATTGAAAGAAAAATGGGTGGCTCAGGCCACGGCTGCGTGGACGCGCGCTCGTGCCAGCACTGCCGGCCAGCGCATTGCGGCCCTGCCCTGGTGGCGTCGCTGGCCGACGCGGCGTGAATGGCTGTGGTTTGCCGCGGCCTTGCCGGCACTGTTTGTCGTCTATGTGCTGCTGCTGATTCCATTCACGCCCAGCATCAGCGACATCCGCAAGGCCAAGCTCGAGCAGCCTGCGCAGATCCTGAGTGCTGACGGCAAGCTGATCGGCGAGTTCAAGCGCAGCAACCGCCAGTGGGTGCCGCTGGAGCAGATTGCGCCTGCCGTGGTCAAGGCCCTCGTGGCCACCGAAGACCACCGCTTCTACGAGCACCATGGCATGGACTTGACGCGCACCGTGGGTTCGGCCATCCATACGCTGGGCGGCAATCCCCAGGGCGGCTCCACCATCACCCAGCAGCTGGCGCGCAATCTCTATCCCACGGAAATCGGCCGCGCCCGCAATGTGAACCGCAAGCTCAAGGAGGCGATCACGGCCTTCAAGATCGAGGCGCTCTACACCAAGGACGAGATTCTCGAAACCTATCTGAACACCGTGCCCTTTCTCTACAACGCCTATGGCATAGAGATGGCGGCGCGCACCTATTTCGACAAGCCGGCGGCCAAGCTCACGGTGCTGGAAAGCGCCACGCTGGTGGGCATGCTCAAGGGCAATGCCTATTACAACCCGGTGATCAACCCCGACCGCGCCATTGCCCGGCGCAACACCGTGCTGAGCCAGATGGTCAAGCGCGGCGAGCTCAAGGACGAAGAGTTCGAGCGCCTCAAGAAACGCCCCATGCGTCTGGACTTCGAGCGCCAGGAGGAGCCCACGGGCATGGCGCCGCATTTTTCCCAGCAACTGCGCAAATGGCTGATCGCCTGGGCTGACAAGAACGACTACAACATCTATACGGACGGCCTGATCGTGCGCACCACGCTGGACTCGCGCCTGCAGAACTGGGCGCAGCAGGCAGTGAACCGCCAGATGCAAACGCTGCAGGGCATTGCCAACAGCAACTGGAGCCACCGCGACGGCTGGAGCGCCGACAACGCCCTGGTGCTGCAGCTGGTGCGCGAGACGGAGGCCTTTCGCAAGCTCGCCAGAAGTGGCAAGCCTTCCGATATCAGCGAAGAAGAAGCGCTCAAGAAGCTGCTGGCCGACAAGGCCTTCATGAGGCAGCTGCGCGAGGACAAGACCCGCGTGCAGGCCGGCTTTCTGGCCATAGACCCGCGCACCTCGGCCGTACTGGCCTGGGTGGGCAGCCGCGACTATGCCCAGGATGCGTTTGACCATGTGGCGCAGGCGCGTCGCCAGCCCGGATCGACCTTCAAGCCCTTTGTGTATGGCGCGGCCCTGCAACAAGGTGCCAAGCCAAGCGACACGCGCAAGGATGAGGAAGTGGAGATCAAGCTGCCCGGCGGCGAGGTCTGGCGTCCCAGCGATGCCGTGGCCCCCACGGGCATGCCCATCACGCTGACCGATGCGCTGGCCTATTCCAAGAACACCATCACCGCCGAGCTGGGCCAGGAAGTGGGCATGGACCGCGTCATCAAGCTGGCCCGCGGTCTGGGCGTGCGCCAGAGCCCGCTGGAGCCCGTGCCTTCGCTGGCGCTGGGCTCCAGCCCCGTCACGCTGCTGGAGATGGTCAACGCCTACGGCAGCATTGCCAACTCGGGCCGCTATATTCCGCCCCAGCTGGTCACCCGTATCGAGAATGCCGACGGCGAGCTGCTGGCCGAATTCATCCCGCCCAAGCCCGATCAGGTCTGGGACGAGGAAGAGAACTACGGTCTGCTGGAGATGATGCGCGCCGTGATCGACAAGGGCACGGGCCGCGCCATTCGCAAGCAATACGGCATTCGAGCCGATGTGGCCGGCAAGACCGGCACCACCCAGGGCAATGCCGACGGCTGGTTCATCCTCATGCACCCGCAGATCGTGGCCGGTGCCTGGGCCGGCTTCAACGATGCGCGCATCACGCTCAGGAGCGACCAGTGGGGCCAGGGTTCACGCAGCGCCCTGCCCATGGTGGGCGACTTCATGTCGCGCGCCATGCGCAGCCCGCTGCTCAATGCAAAGGCCCGGTTCACCGAGCCCAACACCAGCCACTGGTGGAGCGATATGGTGGGCCGCCTGCGCGACAAGCTTCAGGAATGGAGCGGGCCCGCAGCTGAGGGCAGCGATCCCGATCGCACAACGCCGGCAGCTCCCGCTCATACAGCACCCAACAGGAGCAATGGCAGCGAGGTCGACATCATGGAGAGCACGCCCGCAGCGCCGCCTTCGGCCATGGGCCAACCCGCGCCAGCCGACAGCAGCGTCCAGCCACCCGATCTGGATAGCAGCCCTGGACTGGCTCCCGGCGAGATGGTGCCTGGGCCTGCACCAAGCAAAGCCCCCGCGCCCTCAAGCTGGAGCGATATAGGCACACCGCTGCCGCCAGCGGCACCACTGAATGCGCCGCAGGACAGCCAGTAG